The genomic DNA CAACATCCGCAATCATCTTCCGCAACATCCCGGCATCGCCCTTGCCGTGTTCATCAATGTGATCAAACGGATCGCCCTGCAAAAAGACGCAGGTGGTGGCAAGCCTGTCGTAATTCCGCACGATATGTGTCAGGTAGGTATGCCCTTCCCGCCCGATGTTCGGGAGCGGCGTGGCTTTGGTTACCATATCGCCCCCCTTGTCATACACAATGAAATCATAGCCGAGTTCGTCTACCCAGGCGACGTTTTCAGCGTATCTCGCCACGATCACTTCGACATTATCACGCATGATGATGGTGGTGATGATGGTGGTGGTTATGTGCTTCCTGATCTATTTCTGCAACATTCTCCAAGATGAACGCCCGAACATACGTCGGCTGCGCGTCGGACGATCTTCCGCCCGACCCGTATCCCACGGAAAGCAGCTTCCCGACAGGCTGTGATCCGCAAGAATGTCCAACCGTCCGCAGAATGGAGAGCCCCGTAGGTGTGGCGCGTTCCATTCCACACGCTGAACCGAAGGTGGTTATCCCCTTGGATAGTTCCGCACAAGCTGGCGCAGGAACTGGCATTTTTCCATGTGCACACTCCACGAAACCAGACCCGAGATCCACTGCGGAAAAGGCGATTTCTTCAGCCCGCAAGGCATCCATCAGAACCATCGAACCTACAATATCCACAATGGTATCCACAGCCCCGACTTCATGGAAGTGGACGGTCTCCAGATCCACTCCGTGGACCTTGGCTTCGGCCTCACCCAGCAACGTGACAGCGGCAATACTCCGTTTGGCCACGGAATCTTCCATATTTGCGGACTCGATAATGTCCACCAAATTGCTATAGGTTCTCAGTGGTTGGTCTTTTGTCTCCACGACATCGACGTGCCATGTGGCAATTCCCCCCACTTTCTTCTGAACCCATTCGAGTTCAAAGCCCTCCAGCCCGAGCCGCGCCAGTTCGGCGCTGAGAAACTGAAATCCCCATCCCGGTCCGTTCAATTCCTCAAGAGCATGGGCCATCGAAGCAAGCAGCATGTCGCCACTCACTCCGCTGGAGCAGTCCAGATACAGCGTACGCGGTGCAGTTATTTGATTATTCATGGCAGTCAAATACCCATTCCTCACCAGTTATGCAACGTCCGTTGCATTTCCGGCTGCTTCTCCGCAAATACAACCGCACAAGCACGTTTACATTTATCGTTTCAGGTTGATCTTGTGAGCGAGAAAAGCGGCCCCGAAGCCGTTATCGATATTGACGACACCAACGCCCGGAGCACAGGAATTCATCATGGCGAGCAGAGCGGAAAGTCCCTGAAAATTGGCACCATACCCCACACTTGTGGGCACACCGATGACCGGCGGAACAGCCATTCCACCAAGAACCGAAGGCAGGGCCCCTTCCATTCCGGCCACGGCAATGATCGCCGAGGCATCGATGATCTCATCCATGACGGAAAACAGACGGTGGATGCCCGCCACACCGCAGTCATAGTGACGCTCAACCCGGCTTCCGAGAAATTCAGCGGTTTTCGCTGCCTCTTCAGCCACAGGCAAATCCGACGTCCCCGCTGAAACCACTGCTATTTTCCCGATAGCTGGTCTCTCCGGTCCGTCAACGATAATGAGCCGAGAAACCGGATCATATTCAGCGCCGCATTCCGCAGGCAGGGCATTGAAATGGGCCTGCGTAGCCCGCGTACCAAGCGCCCGACCGGAACACTTGACTATTTCACTCATGATTACAGCGACCTGCTCAGGCGTCTTGCCCTCACAATACACGACTTCCGGCCCGCCGGTGCGGTATTCGCGGCAATGGTCGACCTTGGCACATCCGGCATCGACAAAGGTATTGCCAAGCAAAACACGCTTGACCTCCTCCTTTGAAATCTTACCCGCAGCAAATGCGTCCAGCACATCGTCCGTTTTCACTCGCCCCACTCCTTGAATTCATATGATCGCAACCCGATCCGCTCGATCAACGCCGCGAAAGAATCACGATTTTTATTTATAATATCAGTGTATTGTGGCAAATATTCCACGGTTGCCACCAGATTATCATGGCGCGCCCTCAGAGTTTCGACCCCAAGGTTATGGAAAAAGGATTCCATTGCATCCACTTTTTCGAGTCGATCGGTTGTCAACGGCATCCCAATCGGAATCCGTGTCGCCAGACAGCTTTCCGACGGAGCGTTCCAGTTCGGCAATTCAATGGATTTCGCCGTTGCCCGCACCTCCGACTTGGTCATGCCTACCTCTTTCAAAGGTGAAAACACGCCGAACTCCCTCACGGCGCGCAGCCCCGGGCGTGCGGGATCATCATCAGCGTTGGTCCCGTCCAGAATGATGCAATCGTCCCCGTACTCAAGCACCATCATCTTGAAAATCAACCGCTTGCAGTGATAGCAGCGCTCGTCCGTATTGCGCCGAACGTGAGTATCCTCCAAGACACGGAGACACAGGGGATGATGCTCAAGACCGATGATCTCGGCGACTTCGACCGCACGGGTAAACTCACGGGCTGCGGTCAGCTCGCTCCGAACAGTCACACCAAAAACCTGTCCTTTCAAAGCCTGCCGTGCCGCAGCAGCCACGAGGCAACTGTCCACGCCGCCGGACATGGCAATCACCACGGGCGTGACGTTTTCACAACGTCTGGAAATAACGGAAATCAACGACTGCATGGACATATATCATGTCTAGCCCACCCCGACACCGGCTTCAACACATTTCGCCATGCCCTGTTTATCACTCGGCACCAACAGGCGGACAGCAAGTACTGCCCTCCACGGTTTGACAGGCTCCCATCAATCGAATAGCATACTATACAATATAAACAACCAACCGATTTTATTGGTTTACCATGCCAGACACAGCAGAACAGACATTCTACTCCCAGTTATCCCGATTCCATCGGCTGTATTCCAAGGCGCTGGCCATGCGTCTGGAGCCTTACACGGTTCGCCCCGGCTATCTCAATATACTGGCCGTTCTCTGGGAACAGGACAATATCACCCAAAAGGAACTCAAAGCACATCTGGACATCGAACAGGCCACCCTTTCCAATACTCTCAAGCGCATGGAGCGGGACGACATCATCTCCCGCGTGCCGAACAAAAAGGATCGAAGGCATACCTTTATCCGCCTGACCGATCGTGGAACGTCGCTCAAACCGCTGGTTGCCGAAGCCATCGACGACCTCCGCTCTGTCGCGAACCAAGGCCTGACCATCAACGACCGCCGATATTTCAAACGCATCATGCGGCAGATGTCAGACCATCTGGAGTCAGACCTCAGCGATCCCCTTTTCGTGCTCCTTGATGAGGTTTCCGACTGATCCAGCCTTCTTCAGACTCTTCCACAAAAATCCCTTCATACGTCATTTTTTTCAATAACCGCTCTCTTCATCGCTCGAGAGCAGTTGTATCCAACCTCTTCCATCGAGACTTTCTTCAATTAACTTCAATACAGTTCAATCCCCCTTTTTACCCACTGTCTCCAACGCTTCCACCACATTTATCAGAACGTTCCCCAACGACCTATTCATGCAAAATATCCCAACTCGATTTTTCCGAACATTCTTATTCACATCATGTTCACAACCATTTCAACTTACCAAATTATTTATACTTTCATAAAATTTGCTTTTTTTGTCGTCCAGACATTCATTCGATTTTCTCTACACTTTTCCTGCTCGGTCATACCCCGAAAAAGTGTCATTTCGGGACAATTTCCCATTATTTTTTTCGGCAAAGTCTGCTATAGGAATCTCTAATAATCAGCAACGTCCTGTAATTATGTGGACACCTTTATTTATTAGAAAAAGTCTAGACTTTGTAGGACAACGTTGTACTCTGTTGACAATCTTTGACTCCTTATGTCAAAGAATGAACATGGTAGGTCTGACTGTGACATTATGGACATGAAAGATAGCCAAAAACCACCGACTCTGCTGACAGTACGCGAAGTAGCGGATCTGCTCAGGGTTCACCAGCGCACTGCGTACAGATTAATCACAGGTGGGACTATCAAGGCTATCAAGATCGGCAGTCAGTGGCGCGTACCGGAAACCGCGCTGATGGAATTTATCGAAAAGGGATTGAAGGAGTCGGCTTCGACTTCAGGTGCAAAGAAGAAGTCCGGCCCGGAACAGTTTAAACTGCCCCTGGATTGAAGGAGAATGAGCATGTCGAAAAAAATGGCTGGCGGAAACGACCCTGTCCTCAAAGTCAATCTGCCCAATGATTTCGGTGAAGACGTAACCGTATCCGGTCACCTTGTCGGTGAAGAAATGTATTTCGACGACAATACCGGCATGTTGACCATGGAGAAGCTCTACCGCGAGGAAGCCGACAACAAGCTCGCTTACGGCATCATCTCCGCCATTGGCCATGCCCGCGAACGCCGCGCCTACAAGATCGAGGAACACGAGGATCATTGCATCGCCACCAACGGCACTCTTTCTCTCCAATTCTCCTATGACGAACTTTTCGAACTGCTCGCTGTAGCCATGGAATCGGAAAAGGGCAGCTCCACCCAGCAGGTCAGCGAACAGGTCCGCCGCCGTCTCGCAGCCAACGAGTAGACAACACGATTTTCATTCGACATGAAAAAGGGACTCTAGTGAGTCCCTTTTTTTATTGATTATTTTTTAACAAGTAACTGACTGTTAACTTTTCGGTACTCTTACTTGTTTTCCCAGAAAATAGTCCTGCTGCCCGGTTGATTCCATGACAGTGTACCAATAGTCCGAGTCGATATTGAGCTTACGGGTTTTCCCGGCCACCAGCTCAAGGGGCAGGTACACGGTGTTGGACTTGAGCTGCGTCACGACCATACCCGTCTTTCCGGCCATGGCGGCATGAACCGCGTTCTGGCCGAGAAATCCACAGTAGATTCGGTCTCCGGCATTTGCCGGGACTGAACGGATTATATAGCTGGGATCAATGAACTTCATATGCATTTCAAAATCCCGCTCTGAGAAGTATTCCCTGATTTTCCGATTCAGCAGACCGCAAATATCACCGAGTTTCAGGTTTCCGGACGCATCCCTGCCGACTTCATCGCTCATGAGATCCTGACCGGCTCCCTCGGCGCAGACGATCACGGCATGGCTGCGCTGTTCAAGCCGTCTCTCAAGAGCAGCGAGGAAACCATGCTCGCCGTCGAGGGTGAATTTCTGTTCGGGAACAAGCAGGAAATTCACCTCCTGAAGGGCCAGCGTGGCCTGCGCGGCGATAAAACCTGCGTGGCGGCCCATGAGCTTGACGAGGCCGACCCCCTTATCAACGCCCGAAGCCTCGACATGCGCGCACTGGATGGCCTCTGTGGCCTTTTCCACTGCGGTATCGAACCCGAAAGAGCGGGAGACAAAGTTGATGTCGTTATCGATGGTTTTCGGAATGCCGATGACGGATATCTTTCGTTGTCGATTGGAGATTTCTTCGCAGATCGCCTTTGCAGCGC from uncultured Pseudodesulfovibrio sp. includes the following:
- a CDS encoding LarC family nickel insertion protein is translated as MNNQITAPRTLYLDCSSGVSGDMLLASMAHALEELNGPGWGFQFLSAELARLGLEGFELEWVQKKVGGIATWHVDVVETKDQPLRTYSNLVDIIESANMEDSVAKRSIAAVTLLGEAEAKVHGVDLETVHFHEVGAVDTIVDIVGSMVLMDALRAEEIAFSAVDLGSGFVECAHGKMPVPAPACAELSKGITTFGSACGMERATPTGLSILRTVGHSCGSQPVGKLLSVGYGSGGRSSDAQPTYVRAFILENVAEIDQEAHNHHHHHHHHHA
- the larB gene encoding nickel pincer cofactor biosynthesis protein LarB; translation: MKTDDVLDAFAAGKISKEEVKRVLLGNTFVDAGCAKVDHCREYRTGGPEVVYCEGKTPEQVAVIMSEIVKCSGRALGTRATQAHFNALPAECGAEYDPVSRLIIVDGPERPAIGKIAVVSAGTSDLPVAEEAAKTAEFLGSRVERHYDCGVAGIHRLFSVMDEIIDASAIIAVAGMEGALPSVLGGMAVPPVIGVPTSVGYGANFQGLSALLAMMNSCAPGVGVVNIDNGFGAAFLAHKINLKR
- a CDS encoding ATP-dependent sacrificial sulfur transferase LarE, with translation MQSLISVISRRCENVTPVVIAMSGGVDSCLVAAAARQALKGQVFGVTVRSELTAAREFTRAVEVAEIIGLEHHPLCLRVLEDTHVRRNTDERCYHCKRLIFKMMVLEYGDDCIILDGTNADDDPARPGLRAVREFGVFSPLKEVGMTKSEVRATAKSIELPNWNAPSESCLATRIPIGMPLTTDRLEKVDAMESFFHNLGVETLRARHDNLVATVEYLPQYTDIINKNRDSFAALIERIGLRSYEFKEWGE
- a CDS encoding MarR family transcriptional regulator, with translation MPDTAEQTFYSQLSRFHRLYSKALAMRLEPYTVRPGYLNILAVLWEQDNITQKELKAHLDIEQATLSNTLKRMERDDIISRVPNKKDRRHTFIRLTDRGTSLKPLVAEAIDDLRSVANQGLTINDRRYFKRIMRQMSDHLESDLSDPLFVLLDEVSD
- a CDS encoding helix-turn-helix domain-containing protein; amino-acid sequence: MDMKDSQKPPTLLTVREVADLLRVHQRTAYRLITGGTIKAIKIGSQWRVPETALMEFIEKGLKESASTSGAKKKSGPEQFKLPLD
- a CDS encoding ATP-dependent 6-phosphofructokinase, which codes for MPRKKKTSYNTEISDLGPAKIQTQLRHPRYVDDKTPLCVTLTSDDLSELGDENVTMHFVKAGPRKNLYFDASKTKCAIVTCGGLCPGINDVIRSIVMEGHYNYGIRSVLGIRNGLRGFIPKYGYDVLELTPENVSNIHHFGGTVLGSSRGPQDPAEIVDSLERLNINVLFVIGGDGSMRAAKAICEEISNRQRKISVIGIPKTIDNDINFVSRSFGFDTAVEKATEAIQCAHVEASGVDKGVGLVKLMGRHAGFIAAQATLALQEVNFLLVPEQKFTLDGEHGFLAALERRLEQRSHAVIVCAEGAGQDLMSDEVGRDASGNLKLGDICGLLNRKIREYFSERDFEMHMKFIDPSYIIRSVPANAGDRIYCGFLGQNAVHAAMAGKTGMVVTQLKSNTVYLPLELVAGKTRKLNIDSDYWYTVMESTGQQDYFLGKQVRVPKS